Part of the candidate division KSB1 bacterium genome is shown below.
TTTCGACTTCATTGATGCTGCCGTCGGCATTGAACGTGATCGGTTCGATGCAGGCTTTGCGCATCATTTTGGAATTGTGGGTCGCCCGATGATAAAGTACGTACCAGTTGCCCTTGAACTCGACGATCGAACCGTGATTGTTCCAGTTGCCCGGATCGCAGTCGTCATTATCGATGATGACCCCGCCGTAGCGGTATGGCCCCATCGGTGAAGAGGCCGTTGCATAGCCGATGCAGGTCGGCTTTTGCGAGCGCCCCATGTGGGCATAGATAAAGTAATAGATGCCGTTCCGCTTGGTCAAAAAGCCGCCTTCGTGAAAATGGTGTTCCTTCTCCGTCAATACACTGTCGCGAATGGTCGAGCGATCCAATTCGATCATGTTCGGTTTGAGTTTTGCCATCTTGGCGGTAAACTGTCCCCACAGATAATAGGCCTGACCGTCGTCGTCGATAAAAACCGACGGATCGATCTGGTTGTATCCATAGAGCTCGATCGGTTTGGCGTCGCGAAAAGGACCGGTAGGGGAAGTCGAAACGGCTACACCTTCGCTATGGCGAACGTCCGGCGTGCAGTAATAGAGAAAATAGAGGCCGTTCCGGGCCATACAATCCGGTGCATAGAGCGGGGCATCGGTCCAGGGAACCTGATCGTCTTTTCCGGCGGAGGCAAAGACGTTTTCCACAATTTTCCAATTTTGCAGATCTTCGGTGACCAGAACATGGTGCCGATTCGAGCAGTAATAAGTGGGACTTTCATCGAGCGAGCCGTAGACGTACAGTTTACCGTCACTCCAGACGTGAGCGGACGGATCGGCGAAATAGACGCCCGGCGGCACGATCGGATTTTGTGCAACAGCGACCGCCGCCAGAAAAGCGATCAAAAAGCATCTTTTTTTCATGCTTTTGTCCCTAATTAAGTTTATCATTTAGAGTCAATGGCTCGGCAGGCTGAAAACAGGTGCAAAATTTTGATTCAAAATAATGTTGTTTCACACAAGAGTCAAGCTTTTTACATTGGGATCCAAAGCAAACAGATTTAATAAATTCCTCATGTTGGAAACGGAGGCATCATGATTTTTCGACCGGCAAAAACGATGGATGATCTCGTCAAAGTCTTTATCGTGCGGGC
Proteins encoded:
- a CDS encoding family 43 glycosylhydrolase; the protein is MKKRCFLIAFLAAVAVAQNPIVPPGVYFADPSAHVWSDGKLYVYGSLDESPTYYCSNRHHVLVTEDLQNWKIVENVFASAGKDDQVPWTDAPLYAPDCMARNGLYFLYYCTPDVRHSEGVAVSTSPTGPFRDAKPIELYGYNQIDPSVFIDDDGQAYYLWGQFTAKMAKLKPNMIELDRSTIRDSVLTEKEHHFHEGGFLTKRNGIYYFIYAHMGRSQKPTCIGYATASSPMGPYRYGGVIIDNDDCDPGNWNNHGSIVEFKGNWYVLYHRATHNSKMMRKACIEPITFNADGSINEVEMTSQGAGGPLNAFAPIEAERACLMNGNVRIQLIAENNEALAEICNEDRAAFKYVDFGKGAKRVAVRAAAAAGGVIEMCLDYPWKARIARVEIPSGDGKTWRDYTASVSNAGGVHALWLRFYGGPGKLFDIDRLRFE